GGCGAGTTCTTCATGAACAATTTTGACGACTTGCTGGCCCGGCGTAAGACTCTTCTGGACATCCTGCCCAATCGCACGTTCGCGGACCTTATCCACAAACTGTTTAACAACACGAACGTTGACGTCCGCAGCAAGGAGCGCAAGCCTTACCTCACGCATTGCCTCCTGTACATCAGATTCGGTCAGTTTCCCTTTGGACTTCAGCTTACTCAGTGCCTTTTGCAGGTTGTTTGACAGCCCTTCGAGCAATGTCCATCCTCCTTGCCAGGCAACCACACACGGTCGCAAAGGGTAATATGAGTACTATGCGCATGCCATCAATCCACCCGCCAAGCCGCCATCAGGGCATTGAGTGCTGACTGCATTTCGTGCCGCTCTGTTTCAGAGAGACTGTCCTGCACCAACGCGAAAGCGGTTTGCAGATTTCTGACGAGCTGGCGATTTTGCCTCGTCGTTTCAAGTAGAGACAGAGCCGCCTCGTACGCTTCCAACTGTTCCGCAGACCGATGTAAGTTGTCATGGACCGCTTGCCGACTGACCCCAAAATGCGAGGCAATCTCAGACAGGGACCAATCGTCGAGATAGTAGAGTTCAACCATCTGCTTTTGGCGGTCCGTGAGTAATGCGCCGTAAAGGTCGTATAGATCGCCCATACGGGTGACCTGTTCTATGATACGAGTGTCCGAGTCCACTGTCAAGCGCATCCCCTTTACACACCTTTACACACCTTTACACACCTTTACACACCTTTACACACCTTTACACAATCGTTCAGTCGTTGCTGGCAGAAGAACTCCCAGGTTGACAAATGGCTTCTGCGAAGGCAGATGCTGAGAATGGCTCAAGGTCATCCATCTGTTCGCCGAGTCCCACCCATTTGACCGGTATGTGAAATTCACGCACAATCGGCAAGATGACGCCACCCTTTGCTGTGCCGTCAAGCTTCGTCACAATCATGCCGCTGACCTTGGCAACCTCAAGGAAAGCCTTGGCCTGGAGTAAAGCGTTCTGTCCTGTCGTCCCGTCTACCACCAGCAGCACCTCATGGGGCGCACCGGGGAGCTCGCGCTCAACAACCTTGTTGATTTTCGCCAGTTCCGCCATAAGATTGGCTTTGTTGTGTAACCGACCTGCAGTGTCACAGATGATGATATCAGCTTCGCGAGCTCGAGCGGCGGCAATCGCGTCAAACATGACTGCTGCCGGGTCTGCCCCCTGGTTGTGGCGAATAACTTCGCATCCAGACCGATTTCCCCACTCCATCAGTTGTTCAATCGCCGCAGCACGGAAGGTATCACCAGCGGCGAGAAGTACCTTTTTGCCTTGACTCTTGAAATGATGCGCCAGTTTCCCGATGGAAGTTGTCTTGCCGACACCGTTGACGCCGACAATCAAGTACAACGTCGGGCCGGTGTCTGCCATTTTCATGTCTGCTTTGTTATCCACGAGGGCATCTTCCATCGCCTGTTGCAAGAGCGAAGGAAGCTGCGCTCCGTCCGTCGCTTTTGTTTCCCTCGCCAAGCGACGCACGCGTTCGACAAGCCACATCGCCGTTTCAAAACCGACATCGGCCGACAGCAACACTTCTTCCAACTCTTCATAAAGTGCTTCGTCCAGCTTTCGCCCTTGAAACAGGCCCGTCAGTTTGCCAAACAATGCTTCCCGGCTTTTCGCCAAACCACGTCTGAATCTATCAAAGAGCCCCACGGGCCTCCCACCTCTCTACCGCTGCAGTGTACGTTCAGGCGGTCTCCATGTCTGGGTCGACACCCTGGTCTTCGAGGCGAACCCCAATCAAGGCTGAGACGCCAGACTCCTGCATCGTCACCCCGTACAGGGCGTCTGCTTCTTCCATTGTTCCCCTGCGGTGAGTAACCACAATAAACTGTGTTTCGTCCGAGAAGCTCCGCAGTTGTTGTGCGAATCGACCGACATTGGCCTCGTCGAGAGCTGCTTCGACTTCATCGAGGACACAAAACGGCACAGGGCGAACCCTCAGAATCGCAAACAACAGCGCCATAGCCGTCAGTGCACGCTCTCCGCCCGACAGGAGATTGAGGTTTTGAAGTTTTTTGCCGGGCGGCTGCGCAATAACCTCAATACCCGTCTGCAACAAATCCGTCGGGTCTGTGAGTGTCAGGTCGGCCTTTCCCCCGCCGAACAGCTGACGGAATGAGACGCGAAATTCATTTCTAATTGCTTCAAACGTCTCTTCAAAACGCTTCGACATCTCCTCATCCAACTCGGCAATCACCGACTGAAGCTGCTCCTCTGCCTGCCTTAAGTCAGTCCGTTCTCGGGTGAGGAACTGCAGCCTCTCGGAGATGCGTTCCCATTCTTCGATAGCTCCGAGGTGAACTTGTCCCATCTGGTTCATTTGCCGTTGCAATTGCTCAGCACGCTGTTTCGCCGCTGCGACCGGGACATCCAGCCGATGATGCTCTCTCGCCCACTCAAACGTCATTTTATGCGCCTCACCCATGCGGTTGAGGGCATGTTT
The Alicyclobacillus curvatus genome window above contains:
- a CDS encoding YlxM family DNA-binding protein, translated to MRLTVDSDTRIIEQVTRMGDLYDLYGALLTDRQKQMVELYYLDDWSLSEIASHFGVSRQAVHDNLHRSAEQLEAYEAALSLLETTRQNRQLVRNLQTAFALVQDSLSETERHEMQSALNALMAAWRVD
- the ftsY gene encoding signal recognition particle-docking protein FtsY — its product is MGLFDRFRRGLAKSREALFGKLTGLFQGRKLDEALYEELEEVLLSADVGFETAMWLVERVRRLARETKATDGAQLPSLLQQAMEDALVDNKADMKMADTGPTLYLIVGVNGVGKTTSIGKLAHHFKSQGKKVLLAAGDTFRAAAIEQLMEWGNRSGCEVIRHNQGADPAAVMFDAIAAARAREADIIICDTAGRLHNKANLMAELAKINKVVERELPGAPHEVLLVVDGTTGQNALLQAKAFLEVAKVSGMIVTKLDGTAKGGVILPIVREFHIPVKWVGLGEQMDDLEPFSASAFAEAICQPGSSSASND